A window from Salarias fasciatus chromosome 11, fSalaFa1.1, whole genome shotgun sequence encodes these proteins:
- the LOC115396832 gene encoding cleft lip and palate transmembrane protein 1-like protein → MFPCCYSKPADSDGNGGGRRSSLTKLLLGVFVVYMLHTAWLLYGFLNTRACDGGRGEPCITSYLTARPRLQMSVYTCLVPDNSPLNLEVKIDPFDPHSTFKRQVNVSLPEETRANGSLYAVVYVHRAGVSPLEDSREVHYAAQLTTYISPPHRKGRKGPGPRPEQPVSHWRPHLSVTMMSEDFTFSKAGLPGDVRRYMRVSHEGRQMIYLPLLLVNELSFRVRDLMEISSSTAQLPLTVSYEGISLRGFRFWVHLQDMVYSLRQFGFTEQNIDEIKETLVGSNLYLLVLTAVITAVQLICEFLALKNDISAWRKKKSMVGMSRKSVLWRSFSTLLIFLHLLEETSLLVLLPVGLGACVEVWKVFRVFKIQLQCRSSRLHVSKLDEEERKTVEFDRQASRYLSYLVYPLCVSGAVFSLAYLRQKSYYSWLINTLVTGVYAFGFLSMAPQLFINYKLKSVSHLQGTVLMYRGVNTLISDLCSCASFVSSSASFSSSHQLSCFRDELLFLLYLYQRRSFVAKPRRRESVSHTKKVKTQ, encoded by the exons ATGTTCCCGTGTTGTTACTCCAAACCGGCGGACAGCGACGGGAAcggcggcgggaggaggagcTCTCTGACCAAGCTGCTGCTCGGAGTGTTCGTGGTGTACATGCTGCACACCGCCTGGCTGCTGTACGGCTTCCTCAACACCAGAGCCTGCGATGGAGGCAGGGGGGAGCCGTGCATCACCTCCTACCTGACAGCCAGACCCAGACTGCAG atGAGCGTCTATACATGTCTGGTGCCAGACAACAGCCCGCTCAACCTGGAGGTGAAAATCGACCCCTTTGACCCTCACTCTACATTCAAGAG GCAGGTGAACGTGTCGCTGCCAGAGGAGACCCGGGCCAACGGCTCTCTGTATGCAGTGGTGTATGTTCACAGAGCCGGCGTTTCACCcctggaggacagcagagaggTCCACTACGCAGCCCAGCTCACCACCTACATCTCCCCTCCACACCGGAAGGGGCGCAAG GGCCCCGGTCCGAGACCCGAGCAGCCGGTGTCCCACTGGAGGCCTCACCTGTCGGTCACCATGATGTCGGAGGACTTCACCTTCAGCAAGGCGGGGCTTCCCGGTGACGTGCGCCGCTACATGAGAGT CTCTCATGAAGGCAGACAGATGATCTACCTCCCCCTGCTCCTGGTCAACGAGCTCAGCTTCCGAGTCAGAGACCTCATG gagatcagcagcagcaccgctCAGCTCCCTCTGACTGTGTCCTACGAGGGAATCTCCCTGCGAGGATTCAGGTTCTGGGTCCATCTGCAGGACATGGTTTACTCCCTGAGACAGTTTG GCTTCACCGAACAGAATATCGATGAGATCAAAGAAACTCTGGTGGGATCCAACCTCTACCTTCTAGTGCTGACGGCAGTTATCACAGCCGTACAG CTCATCTGTGAATTTCTGGCTCTTAAAAATGACATCAGTgcatggaggaagaagaagagcatGGTGGGAATGTCCAGGAAGTCAG TTTTGTGGCGCAGTTTTAGTACGCTGCTGatcttcctccacctgctggaggagaccagcctgctggtgctgctgcccGTGGGGCTGGGAGCCTGTGTGGAG GTGTGGAAGGTGTTCAGAGTCTTTAAGATCCAGCTGCAGTGCAGAAGCAGCAGGCTGCATGTGAGT AAGCTGGatgaagaagagaggaagaccGTGGAGTTCGACAGACAG GCGTCCAGATACTTGTCCTACTTGGTGTATCCTCTGTGTGTCAGCGGCGCCGTCTTCTCGCTGGCCTACTTACGGCAGAAGAG TTACTATTCCTGGTTGATCAACACGCTTGTGACcg GGGTTTACGCCTTCGGCTTCCTGTCCATGGCCCCTCAGCTGTTCATCAACTATAAG TTGAAGTCTGTCAGTCACCTGCAGGGGACAGTGTTGATGTACAGA GGAGTGAACACGCTCATTTCAGACCTGTGCTCCTGCGCGTCCTTCGTCTCGTCCTCGgcgtctttctcctcctctcaccagCTGTCCTGCTTCAGGGacgagctcctcttcctcctctaccttTACCAGCGCAG GTCCTTCGTCGCCAAACCCAGAAGAAGAGAGTCGGTCAGCCACACCAAGAAAGTCAAGACTCAATGA
- the mrs2 gene encoding magnesium transporter MRS2 homolog, mitochondrial isoform X1, producing the protein MAVCVKALGGAGLEIRLHRLLLLGCISCTRTPFRRDSFPKRLLGSVRPLSFRFGGTRTLVPCSTPAVLCPSKCPRGNGKVGVFSRSHCDVVTDCLRSRSQRNLLQGGSSWPVSFVRRRVTDTSLSSVPPAFVVMKFDQEGNVTTFEKKKTELCQELSLQARDLRFQHSTSLTARNNCIIIRMASLKAILTPQSLMVLDFRGLGLERWLVLELAPQLASQTNSLPFEFRALEAILQHKVNTLQVQLNDVEPVILDTLESLVDPKILSADRSKLHVLLQNSKSLSELETDIKVFKDSLLKILDEDEIIEELCLTKWTDPRVFEESSLGIDQAEEMELLLENYYMQAEEMGNKARELKELIDDSENVIFINLDSHRNVMMRLNLQLTMGTFSLSLFGLIGVAFGMNLTTAFEDDPRAFWLVTGFMFLGSGLIWRRLLSFLGRHLQPSVPPLIPPVWKRNMRGTR; encoded by the exons atggcagtgtgtgtgaaggctcTGGGCGGTGCAGGGCTGGAGATCAGACtgcacaggctgctgctgctgggctgcaTCAGCTGCACCAGGACGCCCTTCAGAAGAGACTCCTTTCCAAAGCGCCTGCTCGGATCTGTCCGTCCTCTTTCCTTCAGATTTGGGGGAACTCGAACTCTGGTACCTTGTAGCACGCCTGCTGTCCTCTGCCCATCAAAGTGCCCACGTGGGAATGGTAAAGTGGGAGTATTTAGCAGGAGCCACTGTGATGTTGTTACAGACTGTTTAAGAAGCAGATCTCAGAGGAATCTGCTGCAGGGAGGATCTTCATGGCCTG TGTCCTTTGTTCGCAGAAGAGTGACGGACACGTCTCTTTCCAGCGTGCCTCCAGCCTTCGTCGTG ATGAAGTTCGACCAGGAGGGCAACGTGACAACATTTG agaagaagaagacggagcTTTGTCAGGAGCTGAGTCTTCAGGCCAGAGACCTTCGCTTCCAGCACAGTACCAGCCTCACAGCGAGGAACAACTGCATCATCATCCGGATGGCG TCGTTAAAAGCCATCTTGACCCCTCAGTCCCTCATGGTGCTGGACTTCAGGGGTCTGGGGTTAGAGCGCTGGCTGGTGCTGGAGCTCGCCCCTCAGCTGGCTTCACAGACCAACTCTCTGCCCTTTGAGTTCAGAGCGCTGGAGGCCATCCTGCAGCACAAA GTAAACACGCTACAAGTCCAGCTCAATGACGTTGAACCAGTAATACTGGACACTCTGGAGTCCCTCGTGGATCCCAAAATCCTCTCTGCTGACAGAAGCAAGCTGcatgttctgctgcagaacagCAAGAG TTTATCAGAGTTGGAAACTGACATCAAAGTGTTTAAAGACTCCTTGTTGAAAATTTTGGATGAAGATGAGATTATTGAAGAGCTTTGTCTCACAAAGTGGACAGATCCACGGGTTTT CGAGGAGAGCAGTTTGGGAATTGACCAGGCTGAAgagatggagctgctgctggagaattACTACATGCAG GCTGAGGAGATGGGAAACAAGGCCCGAGAACTGAAAGAACTGATAGACGACTCAGAGAATGTCATCTTTATCAACCTGGACAG CCATCGTAACGTGATGATGAGGCTGAACCTGCAGCTGACCATGGGGACCTTCTCTCTTTCCTTATTCGGCCTCATTGGCGTGGCCTTTGGAATGAATCTCACAACAGCTTTTGAGGAT GACCCCCGAGCGTTCTGGCTGGTCACGGGTTTCATGTTCCTGGGCAGCGGGCTCATCTGGAGGCGCTTGTTGTCCTTCCTGGGACGCCATCTGCAGCCTTCAGTGCCCCCTCTG ATCCCTCCAGTCTGGAAGAGAAATATGAGAGGAACCAGATGA
- the mrs2 gene encoding magnesium transporter MRS2 homolog, mitochondrial isoform X2 produces MKFDQEGNVTTFEKKKTELCQELSLQARDLRFQHSTSLTARNNCIIIRMASLKAILTPQSLMVLDFRGLGLERWLVLELAPQLASQTNSLPFEFRALEAILQHKVNTLQVQLNDVEPVILDTLESLVDPKILSADRSKLHVLLQNSKSLSELETDIKVFKDSLLKILDEDEIIEELCLTKWTDPRVFEESSLGIDQAEEMELLLENYYMQAEEMGNKARELKELIDDSENVIFINLDSHRNVMMRLNLQLTMGTFSLSLFGLIGVAFGMNLTTAFEDDPRAFWLVTGFMFLGSGLIWRRLLSFLGRHLQPSVPPLIPPVWKRNMRGTR; encoded by the exons ATGAAGTTCGACCAGGAGGGCAACGTGACAACATTTG agaagaagaagacggagcTTTGTCAGGAGCTGAGTCTTCAGGCCAGAGACCTTCGCTTCCAGCACAGTACCAGCCTCACAGCGAGGAACAACTGCATCATCATCCGGATGGCG TCGTTAAAAGCCATCTTGACCCCTCAGTCCCTCATGGTGCTGGACTTCAGGGGTCTGGGGTTAGAGCGCTGGCTGGTGCTGGAGCTCGCCCCTCAGCTGGCTTCACAGACCAACTCTCTGCCCTTTGAGTTCAGAGCGCTGGAGGCCATCCTGCAGCACAAA GTAAACACGCTACAAGTCCAGCTCAATGACGTTGAACCAGTAATACTGGACACTCTGGAGTCCCTCGTGGATCCCAAAATCCTCTCTGCTGACAGAAGCAAGCTGcatgttctgctgcagaacagCAAGAG TTTATCAGAGTTGGAAACTGACATCAAAGTGTTTAAAGACTCCTTGTTGAAAATTTTGGATGAAGATGAGATTATTGAAGAGCTTTGTCTCACAAAGTGGACAGATCCACGGGTTTT CGAGGAGAGCAGTTTGGGAATTGACCAGGCTGAAgagatggagctgctgctggagaattACTACATGCAG GCTGAGGAGATGGGAAACAAGGCCCGAGAACTGAAAGAACTGATAGACGACTCAGAGAATGTCATCTTTATCAACCTGGACAG CCATCGTAACGTGATGATGAGGCTGAACCTGCAGCTGACCATGGGGACCTTCTCTCTTTCCTTATTCGGCCTCATTGGCGTGGCCTTTGGAATGAATCTCACAACAGCTTTTGAGGAT GACCCCCGAGCGTTCTGGCTGGTCACGGGTTTCATGTTCCTGGGCAGCGGGCTCATCTGGAGGCGCTTGTTGTCCTTCCTGGGACGCCATCTGCAGCCTTCAGTGCCCCCTCTG ATCCCTCCAGTCTGGAAGAGAAATATGAGAGGAACCAGATGA
- the LOC115397209 gene encoding syndecan-2-like: MKNMWLLLVVLSTGLLSEKLVSSQLSVSTTDDLYIEGHTSGGLPIDDEDGEDDGSGSGSGDYDFNIPDEELVKRFLNISNTSPLQPQPTAGSAPSPPTTAATSPEASVTVKDKETTLPDSNGKKEEEVLNVGPTADSLTPPKSPTPVSSVTTPEKTSRSTIGVAEESDLDNSVERNAPTTKKDVPTKKVDNEIDVPSGRGGRLFDAHSPKPVASENPWERIEVLAAVIACGVVGFLCAVFLLALLAYRMKKKDEGSYDLGDNKLSSTAYHKAPTKEFYA, from the exons ATGAAGAATATGTGGTTGCTTCTCGTCGTGTTGTCGACTGGGCTTCTCAGTGAAAAA CTTGTCTCCTCACAGTTGTCTGTCTCAACAACAGACGATCTGTATATAGAAGGCCACACATCTGGGGGCCTTCCTATAGATGACGAAGATGGTGAAGATGATGGATCAGGCTCAGGATCTGGAGACTATG ATTTCAACATTCCAGATGAGGAGTTAGTCAAGAGGTTCCTCAACATCTCCAACACTTCACCACTTCAGCCACAGCCAACCGCAGGCTCTGCTCCCAGCCCGCCGACCACAGCAGCGACCAGCCCGGAGGCTTCAGTCACAGTGAAGGACAAAGAGACGACTTTGCCTGATAGCAACGgcaagaaggaggaggag GTGCTGAATGTCGGCCCAACAGCTGATTCCTTGACACCACCCAAAAGCCCCACTCCCGTGTCCAGCGTCACGACTCCCGAGAAAACAAGCAGGAGCACAATCGGCGTGGCTGAAGAGTCCGACCTGGATAACAGCGTGGAGAGGAACGCGCCCACAACTAAGAAAGATGTTCCAACCAAAAAGGTCGATAACGAAATCGACGTCCCCTCTGGTCGAGGCGGCAGACTGTTCGACGCACATTCTCCTAAGCCAGTGGCCTCCGAGAACCCATGGGAGAGGATCGAGGTGCTGGCAG CTGTGATCGCATGCGGCGTGGTGGGCTTCCTCTGTGCCGtcttcctcctcgccctccttgCCTACCGCATGAAGAAGAAGGACGAGGGCAGCTACGACCTGGGAGACAACAAGCTTTCCTCAACAGCCTACCACAAAGCGCCTACCAAGGAATTCTATGCCTGA